From Coregonus clupeaformis isolate EN_2021a chromosome 2, ASM2061545v1, whole genome shotgun sequence:
AGGAAGGCGAGGCTTTCAAGGGTGGGCTTGGCCTCCATTGGACTGTTGTGCGTGATTTCAGATTTCTTCAGGTGAATAGGATTGGTCGTTGACTTCCCATAGCATGTTATACCTCCTTCGTGCcatcagggaacagtagttatattcataactgtaCGTTTCCACTCATCTGAAACAACAACGCTGTCTACCGTCTCATGACATGGAATTGTTCATTCACTATTCATTATTTTCTCCACAGATTGGATATTGGAACGAAGTTGACAAAATGGCTGTCACAAAATCAGACGTGTTTCCGAATGACACAACAGGAATGGAAAACAAAACTGTCATTGTGACCACCATCTTGGTAATTACTTATCATTGACGCTATTCATACCAACTGACTCTTTAATACACAACAATTGGATTGAAAATCCTTGGATTCGTTTCTTACTTAGCAATTGTTAGTCCATAGAATCATGTTTTTATAGTATTACAGTGACACTGAGGCGGTTCTAATATGGACACtgtacatacacaaacaaaccCATAGTAGTCTGTGTCTATTTATGAGCTGTTCATTCCTTCAGTGAAAGCCTCTAAATGTACACAGCTAGCATGTATACCATGATGTAAAGGCTAAAGGCAGTATTTTTGGTTTTCACCCTCAGGAAGCCCCATATGTAATGCTCAAGAAGAATGCTGACCTTTTTTTAGACAATGAAAGATATGAGGGCTATTGTGTAGATCTGGCTGCTGAGATAGCCAAGCACTGTGGCTTCAAATACCAACTGAAAATTGTAGGGGATGGAAAATACGGAGCCCGAGACGCTGAGACCAAGATCTGGAACGGAATGGTGGGAGAGCTTGTCTATGGGGTAAGAAAAGAGATGCATGGACCTTCTAATATTGATCAAATCCAATAACTTGCTGTATACAAACATCCCCAGTAGTTCCCTTTAAATACTACTAAAGCCCACCCTGTTTCCCTAGAACAATAACATTAGCTCTTTATAACATCAagctctttccccctctcctccccagaaAGCTGATATAGCTGTGGCACCGTTGACCATCACCCTCGTCCGAGAAGAAGTAATTGACTTCTCCAAGCCCTTCATGTCACTGGGTATCTCCATCATGATCAAGAAACCCCAAAAGTCAAAACCTGGGGTCTTCTCCTTCCTGGACCCTCTGGCCTATGAAATATGGATGTGTATCGTGTTTGCCTACATCGGTGTGAGCGTGGTGCTCTTCCTGGTCAGTCGATTCAGCCCATACGAGTGGCACACAGAGGAGTACGAGGATGGCCAGATCCAGACTAATGAGTCTACCAACGAGTTTGGGATATTCAACAGTCTCTGGTTCTCCCTCGGCGCCTTCATGAGACAGGGCTGTGACATCTCGCCTAGGTGGGTCTCAAACTGCCTCCTGATTGTATGTTGTTAGGCTGGCTCAGTGTGACTGACTCGTATTCTTACAATGATATTCTTGCTGAATTTCCCAACCTCGCAACTCATGCTACAATGACGatctaatcatccccagcttccatttgtcccccctcctctcccctgtaactattccccaggttgttgttTTAAATGGCAATGTATTCTCAAGCATCTTACAGTGTAATATAAGCAGAtaaagatatacagtgcattcggaaagtattcagaccccttgactttttccacattttgttatgttacagccttattctcaaatggattaaattgttttttgccctcatcaatctacataaaataccccataatgacaaagcaaaaacaggtttagacatttttgttaatttattacaaataaaaacctgaaataacacatttacttaagtattcagacactttattcagtactttgttgaagcacctttggcagcgattacagcctcgagtcttcttgggtatgatgctacaagcttggcacacctgtatttggggagtttctcctattcttctctgcagatcctctcaagttatgtcaggttagatggggagcatcgctgcacagctattttcaggtctctccagagatgttcgatctggttcaagtccgggctctggctggcccactcaaggacattcagagacttgtcctgaagccactcctgcgttgtcttggttgtgtgcttagaatcgttgtcccgttggaaggtgaacctttaggtattcatcaaggatctctctgtattttgctccgttcatctttccctcgatcccgactagtctcccagtccctgccgctgaaaaacatctccatagcatgatgctgccaccaccattcttcaccatagggatggtgccaggtttcctccagacgtgcgcttggcattcatgctaaatagttcaatcttggtttcatcagactagagaatcttgtttctcatggtctgagagtcctttagatgccttttggcaaactccaagcagtctgtcatgtgccttttactgaggagtggttccgtctggccaatctaccataaaggcctgattggtggagtgctgcagagaaggttgtccttctggaaggttctcccatctccacagacgaacgctggagctctgtcagagtgaccatcggattcttggtcacctccctgaccaaggcccttctcccccgattgctcagtttagccgggcggccagctctaggaagagtcttggtggttccaaatttcttccatttaagaatgattgaggccgctgtgttcttggggaccttcaatgctgcagaaattttttggtacccttccccagatctgtgcctcaacagaatcctttctctgagctctacagacaattccttcgacctcatggcttggtttttgctctgacatgcactgtcaactgtgggaccttatatagacaggtgtgtgcctttccaaatcatgttcaatcagatgaatttaccacaggtggactccaatcaagttgtagaaacatctcaatgttgatcaatggaaacatgatgcacctgagctcaatttcgagtttcatagcaaagggtttgaatacttatgtaaataaggtatttcagttttttattttgcaaaaaaattataaaaacctgttttcactttgtcattatggggtattgtgtgtagattgatgagggaaaactttaatttaataaattttagaataaggctgtaatgtaaccaaatgtggaaaaagtcatggcgtctgaatactttccgaaaaatataaacgcaacattcaacagtttcaaagattttactgcgttacagttcatataaggaaatcagtcaattgaaataaattcattaggccctgatctatggatttcacatgactgggaatacagatatgcatctgttggtcacatataccttttttttaaaaggtagggacgtggatcagaaaaccagtcagtttctggtgtgatcaccatttgcctcatgcattgcgacacatctccttcgcatagagttgattaggctgttgattgtggcctgtggaatgttgtcccactcctcttcaatggctgtgcgaagttgctggatattggcgggaactggaacacgctgtcgtacaagtCGATCTAGAGAATcgcaaacatgctcaatgagtgatatgtctggtgagtatgcaggccatggaagaactgggacattttcaacttccaggaatagtgtacagatccttgtgacatggggccgtgcattattatgcttaaacatgaggtgatggcggcggatgaatggcacgacaatgggcctcaggatctcgtcatggtattgctgtgcattcaaattgacattgataaaatgcaattgtgtttgttgtccgtagcttatgcctgcccataccataatcccacctccaccatggtacactctgttcacaacgttgacagcAGCAAATTGCTCGCTCACATGACGccgtacacgtggtctgcggttgtgaagccggttggacgtactgccaaattctctaaaatgatggaggcggcttattgtagagaaatgaacattaaattatctggcaacagctctggtggacattcctgcagtcagcatgccaattgcacactccctcaaaatctgagacatctgtggcattgtgttgtttgacaaaactgcacattttagagtggccttttattgtccccagcacaaggtgcccctgtgtaatgatcatgctgtttaatcagcttcttgatatgccacacctgtcaggtggatggattatcttggcaaaggagaaatgcttactaacagggatgtaatcaaatttatgcaaaacatttgagagaaataagctttttgtggaacatttctgggatcttttatttcaggtcctgaaacatgggacgaacacttcacatgttgtgtttatatttttgttcagtgtacattaacAATACCTCTCCTAACTTTATTTCATGACATGACACCTGGATTTATTCAATTCTCTGTTGAGTGATATAAAATAGCTAGTATTTTATACAACTTGGAATCATCCTGATAAGATCCCTTCCATTTAATACACATCCTGTACACTCCTGGCAGTCCTTGTGCCCCTTGACATACAGTTTATTATGTAAGCAGACGTGCCATGGCTTGAAATATCATAGTCCCAGCTGTAATTAATTCAGTGTCATATTAGTGCTCGGTGTATAGTGATTTAATGAGGTGTGAATGCAGCCGATTATATTAAGCAGGCTCCCACTTTGCACCAGAGAGGGGACAGTCAGTCACATGAATTCCTGGGAGATTTGTCATCAAGACATCAACTATTACCCACCGCATCCCTTTACACATGACTGGGCCTTGATGTTGTTTACTGGGAGAGCTAACGCTGTATATTGGCTCCAGGGTGCTCAGTTTCCCTTGCCATGTCATTACCGGAGATATCACTGATTTATGTGTATGGTCAAACCATTTCTTTATGCTCCATCAATCAGCTATGAGTTGAATGTATGTATCCTCTATCTTCAAAGGCATGTGTGGATGTTTGGTGTTGGAAAGAGGGATTTGAGGACAATTCAGGCTGATTTCCCTTTGAAGTTTTGCGTGTTATAGTGACCTATCACCTCTGAACAGCTTGTACTCAATATActgacaacatttacattttgtaaTGTTTTACTAACCTTTTGGAGCTATTATCTAGTAAAGGTTTTGGACATTTCTTGTTGCACAACAAGCCAGGAAACAGTCTTAAGCCATCAAATGAATCGATTGTGGTCCACCAGTGGGTTTGACCATCCATTTGGGAAACAGGGATCTAATAACTAGTTTTTTCATTTTTCACTAGATCCCTCTCTGGGCGTATTGTCGGTGGGGTATGGTGGTTCTTCACCTTGATCATCATCTCCTCCTACACGGCCAATCTGGCTGCCTTCCTCACTGTTGAGAGGATGGTGTCGCCCATAGAGAGTGCTGAGGATCTGGCGAAGCAGACCGAGATTGCCTATGGAACACTGGACTCCGGCAGTACCAAGGAGTTTTTTAGGGTAAGAGACAGAAATGTACTTAGAAATCCCATGGTAATatggtaattacacagtaataaCTTATAAATTACGGAAAATGTGTTGCTTCTTAACTGATAGGTCTGTATTTGTCCTCTCCACCCTCCAGCGCTCCAAAATTGCCCTATTCGATAAGATGTGGACTTACATGCGGAGCGCAGAGCCCTCTGTGTTCGTGAAAACCACAGCAGAGGGGGTGCTGCGGGTGCGCAAGTCCAAGGGCAAATATGCCTATCTGCTGGAGTCCACCATGAACGAGTACATCGAGCAGCGGAAGCCGTGCGACACCATGAAGGTTGGCGGCAACCTGGACTCCAAAGGCTATGGGATCGCCACGCCCAAAGGATCCTCATTAAGGTGGGTGGAATAGTATAACAATGTTGTTCCTAATGTTGTTATAGTATCCCACCTACCCTGATGTAGCTTTGCTTATGTGTTCTGGTTTGTATAAGGAGATGAGGTAAAACCCCTTAAAATATAAAAAGCCTTGTAATTTATTGTAAGTCGATAAattgcaaacaaatttagaatatttTAACAAAATTTGTAATTATTTTTTGAATGCATTGTCCATTTATATATGGTTTCTCTATTTAGAATGAATTCATTACCAATTTGAATGattgataatgataatgataatgatcaTGATattgataatgataatgataatgccACATCCCTATTATCCAGCCTTACACAGGTCTGTCTCAGAATCTCTCTCTGTCCAGTTTGTCTTTGCTTAAATGTCTTTTTAATGTTTAGAATGCCTAAAGTTTGCCTAATATTTTTCCTCTCGTTATACCCTTCTACTCTCAATTGGTTAAcctggattgattgattgattgattgattttgatTGATTGAGTGACTGTTTAGAACTGTTTACTAGTTAGTCAATGTAGGAATGTATAATTGAGCTTGAAATGTTTTGCAAAACCCTTGCAGTACACACCTTTTGTTTAATAAGTGTTAAATGAACATTTCCTTTGTGAAAGAATCCGGCCGTTCAAACAAAATGTAGCTTACATATACCATGTGGCACTGCTTGGGTTTCCATATTACTGCCATATGTTAAGATATATTGACTTCAGATATAGGGACTAGTCAAGATATTCTATATGCCAACTCTCATTGTGAAAAATATTCAATCCAGATTTTTGGGGACAGAAATTTGAACACATTTCATACAAAAATTGTATGATAGAAAATGGCCTTTTAATTGGAAATTTGGAAAACAATCCCCCCTTACACACCATTTACTCTCAGGGAAGACTTTAGATGGGGCAGTTAGGGCTCAGGGAAAATTTGAGAAAATGTTACatgtatattattttatatttttctacATATTTATCTAACCATATCTTTCTTCCGCTACTGCTGTTTTGCTATCTCTCTTTTAGTGGAGTCACTTGCAAGCCACTGTTATATGTATGTTGTGGATGTGAGTACATTGCTGTAGTCACTAGAGCTCCCCATTTTTTTAGCACTGTCCTCTCTGTTGTGTTACTGCTAAGCTCTGCCACCTTTGCCAAACGTTGACGTTTCTTTGACTATTGTTTTGCCCCAGATTTTTCTCTCAATCTAGCTCTTGTGTGACATAACAGCCACATTATTGGGGAGGGGAAATCAAGTCTTCCATTTTATTActgttaaagaaaaaaagaattgGTCTAAAAAAAGACGATAAGAGTTAAAGAAGTAATAGAGGGAACAATTGATAAGTGGCTCACCCTGTCTTACAAGTATGTTTTATTGTTTCAAGAAATGCGGTTAACCTCGCAGTACTAAAACTGAATGAGCAAGGCCTGTTGGACaaattgaaaaacaaatggtggTACGACAAAGGAGAGTGCGGCAGCGGGGGAGGTGATTCCAAGGTCAGCCCCAGTCAGCAAAGTCATGGGTAACAAACTGCAACCTCCAAAGTAAGCAGCAGACCTGCGCAGGAGCGCTGACCACCGGTCAGCcagcaacacacacactaaactgGCTAATCACTGCTAATAATGTGACAGTCCCGCCCGCTTGCTAACATGCTAACATGCCTACACATAGCCCAAAGCAGGTTCCCCACCGTGAGTACTCCAGTAGCCTATAGACGCTCACATTGGCAAATGTGTGGACACTGCTGCTCTTGCTGCTTACTTCGGGCGATACGTTAATGCACATTTGGCTCTGCAAAACTCGCTTTTGCTTAGGCCAAATGGCGCATCAACGTCCTATCGCcaaggcaacaaaaaaaaaagaacaaggCAATCAAAGAGAAAAGTTGAATCAGTGTAATGTAATAATAACATAAAATAACATTGATAATGTTATTTATGTTATTTTCCACGTGAAGAACGCCAGTAAACCTTGCGGTATTGAAACTCAGTGAGCAAGGCGTCTTAGACAAGCTGAAAAACAAATGGTGGTACGATAAAGGTGAATGTGGAGCCAAGGACTCGGGAAGTAAGGTTAGTCGCTGCAGGTTCTATGTGATCCAAGCACACTATTTACTAGCGGGAATGACCCATTTAAAGTAATGATATCATGAAGCAAATGCACAAAAAAGCATGAGATGCCTTAGTAAGATGTTTTACTAATGCCTGCAGACCTACTAATGATTAATCTCCTATATATAATCTATAGTCCAGAGTAATGCATGCAATGTCAGTCATGGAATGTGCACTCCTTTATCAAAATGACCCATCAAATCCTCTTTTTTCAGCTACCCGATTTCCAAAGTCAaactaaaacaaaaacaaaaagctTTTTTAAGGAAAGCTTTTGGAAATACAGTCTGATTAGAACCATTTGGACATAGCTAAACAAATGAACGCTCACACCACTAAATTGTAACAGATTGATTGGCTAATCCTCGGACCATCTATAAAGGGTGTCCAAATATTGTTCTATGTCCTCTATGTTGTGTCCGTATTAGTTGTTTTAGTGTGTTcactatgtgtgtgtatgtggtgtttTTATGTGTAGTTGTGTGACTGTGTCAATGTGAAAAAGCTGTTCATGTGTAGGCCTACAGTTGACACTGATCTCACTGAATTAGTAAATCAAACAAAAAACTGACATCAACCGACCAGAATATGCATCAAATTTGTAAACACACCTTATCCAATCAAAAGAAATTAAACATTCTGGACAATTGCAGAGGCTACAGTAAGTCCATCACATTCACTTACAGTATGTGCCTCGTCACCACCGTTTACAAAAGTATATACTAAAAATGGTGTGCTGAATGATGTACTTTCCTATGTTGGTGCAACTGATTGATACTTGATTGATAAACTGATTTTTCTTGATCATTGATATGGTTCGGTTGACTTACTAAAACACTCTCAAcactatgtaaatgtgatgtttatGGTTGTCATTGCCTTCCAACCCCTCTCCAAATAGCTTTACATTGATTGTGCACCACTTTGTACACACACTGTTTAAAGGTATAGATTCCAATGTATTCATTTGACACCACTTAAATGAATACATACAGTAGGTTTTTTTTATTACAAATTAATTGACATTATGTGTTGGACCCTTAAGTAGTTACTAAGATGACCACTCCCTGTCCCCTGTCTCAAAGTACCAGTCTCTAACCAGCTTGAACACCAGAGCCCAATGTCACGGGCATCCCTTTAAATGGTCCTCTAGGACTGCCAAGTTTCATACTTTTAATATTGTACTAGTATTCACAAGTAATGGCAACACATAGATTACTCTACTACGTGAAATATACCTGCATTTCATCTTGCACAAATATTTCTATATCACTAGACCAAGTACTAACCTTAATCCACCAAATTGCATTTATAAAGTAACCCTAAAAAATAGGCAGCACTTGTCTGTGATTTTTTGTGCTTTAGTGTACATTATCGGCTTGGTCAATTGAAAGACCACGTAGAAATGCTAGCATATTTGTGTGTTGCTGTGTCAGTATTTTTTTTGGGTGGAAGGGCGTTTTTTTTATTACGCCCTTTGACCTTTTACCCGTGTGCTCCCACTGACATCTGTCTCGTGTGCGTTTGCAGGAGAAGACGAGCGCCCTCAGTCTGAGCAACGTGGCAGGTGTTTTCTACATTCTGGTCGGCGGACTTGGTTTGGCCATGCTGGTGGCCTTGATTGAGTTCTGTTACAAGTCCAGAGCCGAGGCGAAACGAATGAAGGTGGCAAAGAATGCACAGAATATTAACCCACCTTCCTCGCAGAATTCACAGAATTTTGCAACTTATAAGGAAGGTTACAACGTATATGGGATCGAAAGTGTAAAAATTTAGGGGGTAGGAACGAGGTCTTCATATAAATTCCCCCAATGCACGCTTTTGGCTTCATCTGTCCCATCCTTGTTGAATGTTGAATGAGGAGGTTGGCCAAATCAGATCGTGTTATGATttggtaatgagagagagactaCCCTGTTTTTAGAGTTTACTGTATTATAGTTCATTTTAAGTTTCCTTACTATTTAACATCATGATCATGAATGACTGTTGATGGCCATGCTCGTACACCTATCTCCCAGTAACACATTAAGCGATACTGCCTGTGATAATCATGCATATCAAGCTATACATGGGCATTTGCATCCCGCATTTTGTTATACCCATGGAAATCATATTTTGTTGGCGTCTGCATTCTCATATTTGTACATTTAAAATCTTAAGTTTACTAGGTTGGAGGGGATGTCTGGAATTAACCTGGTTTCCTTGTGTTTTTATGTTTGTGTGCTGGAATACGTGTGTGTATATTGTTGTGttggttgcgtgtgtgtgtgtacgcatgtgtgtgtgtgcttacttgtgtgtgtgtatgcacacgtgtgtgtgtgcgtgtgtgttaggTGACCTTCACGGATGCGATGAGGAGCAAAGCGAGGCTGTCTATAACGGGGAGTACTGGGGAGAATGGCCGTGTGATGACTCCAGAGTTTCCAAAAGCAGTGCATGCGGTACCTTACGTTAGACCTGGCATGGGAATGAACGTCAGCTTGACAGATCTCTCCTGATCGATAAGAACCTTTTGAGTGCCTTACAATGGTTTCAATAGAGCGGTTTTCGTCTTTTCCCCTTGTCCCTCTCTCTTCAcgctttctttctctccattttAGTTGAATGGGTCAAGGGGCCTCACATTATGGTGTCATGAAGACGTTTCCTTCTTCTCGCTCTCTATTTCTCACTTAACAAAAGACTTTCCCTCTCGATGGAATTTCATCTTGGAAAACAAAGGGAGGCCTTTTTTTTGTAACCAGGTGACATCATAATTTCCTATCTCTGAGTATGTTGGACACATAGGAGGCTTGATTGACTGTAACAGCTGCTCATGGGAGTTCTGTCATCTCAactgggaggggggggggggggtcattgTTGAGACAACACGTCTGTTTCTGTAGCCACCACCGCCGACCCCGGATCCTTCAAGCACACTTGACTTCATCATCGAGATGTGAAAggtccatttttttttttaaagaaaattgAAAAACTATATGAAAACATATTTGTATGTATTTTCACAAAAATGGCTTTTAAATAAAACTGCTTACATACTGGTTGAATATAAAGAGATTAATGTGTGAGTATATTGAAATAAAAAAATGCTTAACAGCTTGTAGTTCGATATTTTTAAAGCCAAATATGTTGTTTATGGGGGTTGGAATGTTTAAATCATGTAATTTATTACTATTCTAAGCTTTCCTATATATCTTATTCTTTAACATTTGGTGTTGATATAAAATACTTAGCAATGCTTGACATTTGAAATCAATCCTTTTCCTATGTTTTTACTTGTTCAAGTGGGTGTCACAATTTTTGTTTAATGTTATTTGTTTGCTTTAAAGTATTTTGCTGTTTGTATTTCTTTCTGTCAAGGATCAGGATAGCAGTCCACTTTTTAAAGGAAAAAGCAGTTTACACTCCATGACACTCTACAACTGTGTTAATGCATATGTTTTGATATGAGAGGAACATAAACATACGTATAGATGGTCGAAATGGTCGTTTAAAAATGCCAAATAAGTAAGAGTGCCAAAATGTTGTGCCAGTAGGTATGAATATAGTAGTCCTAATATAATCAGACACTGTCCTTAAGTGAATGTAGTCAATACATTTTGTACGTTTTGTAACTAGGTGTACAGCTTTATGGCTAAGACAGTGATATTTCAACCACTTTTTTTAAGTTTTCAAGTTAACGCCACATACTTTGCATTAACCTGAGTGTAAAATAGCATCAGTTGCATGTCGTTGCCTCAAATCCATctaatttaatttatttttgcCTTTAAAATGATGACTATTGCCAATGTGCATTTCCATTTTAATGTTGAAGTTGTGAGACTAAATGCTTGAGATTGGAAATAGGAAAGTagacataatatatatatatattttataataataataataataatattatgacAAGTATGAATAATATCTTCTAAAACGTTACAATCCCTCACCAGTTTATTTTTTACATGCAGTACCTATTCATGCGTGTCATTTGACGGTGACGGATTTTCAATGTTAGTTATTCATAGTAGTTTTTTTTGGATACAACGCATCCCCCAGTAGCATTATTAGGTAGGAGCTTTGAAACAGCTTTTACAGACACGCACCTCTGATTTAGGCACACACGGAAGGTTTCAGAAAGACCATTGTTACTTTTGTATTTGAATAACCTGACCTAACATGCGATCACGTCCTCTCACATATGTAAAGGGAGGCACACAATGTACTATTGGTATCACTGTTGCTTTTTTTTGGGTTATGAACAATACAACAGGAAGTTATCTAATCACCCTCATCATCGCATATCCAGACTTCTCTCACTGACATTTTGTATATGGAATGTGTGCTAACTTGTTTATTTTTGGGATTCTTTCTAAATAAAAGTGGCTTTCCCTTGTTATCATTCTGGGTGTTGCGTCTTCACTTTACCACAGTCTTTAGCATATGTATTGGTGGATTCTGTACCTTGCTTCTGTTAAGACCACCAAAAACAGACAGTATGAGTTTGTTTTATCCAGCAGCATCTCAAATCTCTTACCAACCCTGTCCCTCCAAAATCCACAAGGGTGACACCCACAACACATTGTTTAGACTTGGCCATCTATTTGAATGGAATCAAAAAATATGCCAGCTCAGTGAGCCCACATACTACCGAAGCATTCTCTGAAGGAGTTAATTGCAAAGTTTAAGCATTTGAAATTATCAACAACTTCAGTAATTACACAGTTTTTTCATTAGATTAAGAGTACATTCATTTAGGATGCTagaatgttaattgcttaataaCCTTCTGGTACATTTACCATATCCAGGATGAGGCATATTTTGTGCACAGTTCATTATAAGCTTTGTTGCTCTGCATTAGTTTCATAAAGATGTATTATGATTAATTTGGTGTGCATTGTTTagcatatatttatttatttatttattattggtGTTACTGTGCCTTATTCAAAGGCTGTTGATTAAAACGGGAACACAGTAACTTCTGCAATTCATTCTCATGATTATGATTAATAGCCTGTTCTAGGGAGCTACAATAAAGAGATATGGGATATTTCATTAACTGCATGCTTAATGTATTACCTTTAATCATGTTGTATATActgtctgtcacgacttcctccgaagctgcctcacctccttgttcgggcaggcttcggcgttcgtcgtcaccggcctactagccactgccgctccatatctcatcattccatttgtcttgttttgtcaattacacacacctggttcaaatcccctcatcccctctgtggtattaggtatcccttggttagcactccacaaccccaccttctcatggctgcagagggttctcacggggtggtcgcgagagtgtcagggtaggtgtctaggtgtttccattggtgcagctacggtggaaagtccagacagtacctccaccgtgcgcattccaaggcagagaagtgtatgtttttccagcagtccgtctccttcctcggataccgcattaccacctcaggggtggagatggaggaggatcacatttcagccgtgcgtaattggccgactcccaccacggttaaggaggtgcagcgctttctgggctttggcaaggtcacagctcccattacatctctgttgaagggtgggccgtcccagctccgctggtctgctgaggctgacctggccttcaggaaactgaggggtctgttcacctcagccccggtactggtccACCCCGATAGATGCGTCCgtggtagggataggcgctgtcctatctcaacgctcgggctgccgtaacctggagtacatcggggcagcaaggaggctgaatgttcgccaggccag
This genomic window contains:
- the LOC121534602 gene encoding glutamate receptor 2 isoform X8 yields the protein MGFGAWWLSKCTNWYVSSGLFPRGADQEYSAFRIGMVQFGTPEFRLTPHIDNLEVANSFAVTNCFCSQFSRGVYAIFGFYDKKSVNTITSFCGTLHVSFITPSFPLDGTQQFIIQMRPDIKGPLLSLIEYYKWDKFAYLYDSDRGLTTLQVVLDTAAERKWHVTAINVGNLKDERKDEAYRSLFQDLENKKERRVILDCEQDKVKDIMEQVITIGRHVKGYHYIIANLGFVDGDLSKIQYGGANVSGFQIVDFDDPLVSKFDQRWEALEEKEYPGADSKIRYTSALTYDAVQVMTEAFRYLHKQRIDIARKGNNGDCLANPAVPWAQGVEIERALKQVRVDGLTGNIQFDQYGKRVNYSVNIMELKNNGPVKIGYWNEVDKMAVTKSDVFPNDTTGMENKTVIVTTILEAPYVMLKKNADLFLDNERYEGYCVDLAAEIAKHCGFKYQLKIVGDGKYGARDAETKIWNGMVGELVYGKADIAVAPLTITLVREEVIDFSKPFMSLGISIMIKKPQKSKPGVFSFLDPLAYEIWMCIVFAYIGVSVVLFLVSRFSPYEWHTEEYEDGQIQTNESTNEFGIFNSLWFSLGAFMRQGCDISPRSLSGRIVGGVWWFFTLIIISSYTANLAAFLTVERMVSPIESAEDLAKQTEIAYGTLDSGSTKEFFRRSKIALFDKMWTYMRSAEPSVFVKTTAEGVLRVRKSKGKYAYLLESTMNEYIEQRKPCDTMKVGGNLDSKGYGIATPKGSSLRTPVNLAVLKLSEQGVLDKLKNKWWYDKGECGAKDSGSKEKTSALSLSNVAGVFYILVGGLGLAMLVALIEFCYKSRAEAKRMKVAKNAQNINPPSSQNSQNFATYKEGYNVYGIESVKI
- the LOC121534602 gene encoding glutamate receptor 2 isoform X9, which gives rise to MGFGAWWLSKCTNWYVSSGLFPRGADQEYSAFRIGMVQFGTPEFRLTPHIDNLEVANSFAVTNCFCSQFSRGVYAIFGFYDKKSVNTITSFCGTLHVSFITPSFPLDGTQQFIIQMRPDIKGPLLSLIEYYKWDKFAYLYDSDRGLTTLQVVLDTAAERKWHVTAINVGNLKDERKDEAYRSLFQDLENKKERRVILDCEQDKVKDIMEQVITIGRHVKGYHYIIANLGFVDGDLSKIQYGGANVSGFQIVDFDDPLVSKFDQRWEALEEKEYPGADSKIRYTSALTYDAVQVMTEAFRYLHKQRIDIARKGNNGDCLANPAVPWAQGVEIERALKQVRVDGLTGNIQFDQYGKRVNYSVNIMELKNNGPVKIGYWNEVDKMAVTKSDVFPNDTTGMENKTVIVTTILEAPYVMLKKNADLFLDNERYEGYCVDLAAEIAKHCGFKYQLKIVGDGKYGARDAETKIWNGMVGELVYGKADIAVAPLTITLVREEVIDFSKPFMSLGISIMIKKPQKSKPGVFSFLDPLAYEIWMCIVFAYIGVSVVLFLVSRFSPYEWHTEEYEDGQIQTNESTNEFGIFNSLWFSLGAFMRQGCDISPRSLSGRIVGGVWWFFTLIIISSYTANLAAFLTVERMVSPIESAEDLAKQTEIAYGTLDSGSTKEFFRRSKIALFDKMWTYMRSAEPSVFVKTTAEGVLRVRKSKGKYAYLLESTMNEYIEQRKPCDTMKVGGNLDSKGYGIATPKGSSLRNAVNLAVLKLNEQGLLDKLKNKWWYDKGECGSGGGDSKEKTSALSLSNVAGVFYILVGGLGLAMLVALIEFCYKSRAEAKRMKVAKNAQNINPPSSQNSQNFATYKEGYNVYGIESVKI